One window of the Methanomicrobia archaeon genome contains the following:
- a CDS encoding ACT domain-containing protein, translating into MAKQINVFLENRPGKLEQITGILADAAVNILAVKITSDEKYGIFQLIMDDPERGFRALQQAGMTASLTDVVAVEVQNTPGSLHSVLKVLRQADVNIEDCYGFVLDKEKRAIIVLGVTDRATAKRVLEEQGYRIIGSSELYSL; encoded by the coding sequence ATGGCCAAGCAGATTAATGTCTTCTTAGAAAATCGACCGGGAAAACTGGAGCAGATAACGGGTATTTTGGCGGACGCAGCCGTCAATATCCTGGCAGTTAAGATTACCTCGGACGAGAAATACGGGATTTTTCAACTCATTATGGACGATCCCGAGCGGGGCTTTCGCGCACTGCAGCAGGCAGGCATGACCGCTTCTTTAACTGATGTCGTCGCCGTCGAGGTGCAGAACACGCCGGGGAGCCTCCACAGCGTATTGAAAGTCTTGCGACAGGCGGACGTAAATATAGAGGATTGCTACGGCTTTGTGCTCGATAAGGAGAAACGGGCAATTATCGTGCTCGGTGTCACAGATCGCGCAACTGCCAAGCGGGTGCTTGAAGAGCAGGGCTACCGCATAATCGGGAGCTCCGAACTCTACAGCCTCTAA
- a CDS encoding phenylacetate--CoA ligase family protein, which produces MAFWDERIETLPREELATVQLERLKNVIARARHSIFYRNRLAGIDESLFTKPEDVVQLPFTTKHDLRLNYDFGLVTVPQEEIVRLHSSSGTTGKATVIFHTRRDIENWANLVARCIVMAGADKRDIFQNIISYGMFTGGLGLHYGAEKVGMLVIPSGVGNTRRQIQLMKDFKTTVFHATPSYILYVSEVMEEEGDDPREFDLRIGFVGAEPHSEQTRQKIEDIYDISAFNSYGMSELNGPGVAFECAEKSGMHLWEDQYLLEVVNPRTGEALGPGEEGELVVTTLCREAMPIIRYRTGDLASIVDDGEPCACGRAHVRISRIKGRTDDMLIVRGVNLYPSQIEDVLMSFPEVATNYQLYLDRTGTLDELTVKVELYPKMFSGDLRKLRKLENDILKAIQDEIVVRPRVEFHEPGSLPRTEGKAVRVVDLRKEN; this is translated from the coding sequence ATGGCGTTCTGGGATGAGCGGATAGAAACGCTGCCGCGTGAGGAACTGGCAACGGTGCAGCTCGAACGGTTGAAGAACGTTATCGCCCGTGCTCGGCACTCGATCTTTTATCGGAATCGTTTGGCAGGTATCGATGAGTCTCTGTTCACTAAGCCCGAGGACGTTGTTCAGCTCCCGTTCACCACGAAGCATGACCTGCGCCTGAACTACGATTTCGGGCTCGTGACCGTGCCACAGGAAGAGATCGTGCGGCTGCATTCTTCCTCGGGTACCACGGGCAAGGCGACGGTCATCTTCCATACCCGCCGCGACATCGAGAACTGGGCCAATCTCGTTGCCCGGTGCATTGTGATGGCCGGCGCCGACAAGCGCGATATCTTCCAGAACATCATCAGTTATGGGATGTTCACGGGTGGTTTGGGACTCCATTACGGCGCGGAGAAGGTGGGCATGCTGGTTATCCCCTCGGGAGTCGGGAACACCAGACGCCAGATCCAGTTGATGAAGGATTTTAAGACGACCGTTTTCCATGCTACACCCTCCTACATCCTCTACGTCTCAGAGGTCATGGAGGAGGAGGGCGACGATCCCCGTGAGTTTGATTTACGGATCGGCTTCGTCGGTGCCGAGCCACACTCGGAGCAGACGAGGCAGAAGATCGAGGATATCTATGACATCAGCGCCTTCAATTCCTATGGCATGTCCGAGCTGAACGGCCCCGGGGTCGCGTTTGAATGCGCGGAGAAGAGCGGTATGCATCTCTGGGAAGATCAGTATCTCCTCGAGGTGGTGAATCCCCGTACCGGTGAGGCGCTTGGCCCGGGCGAGGAAGGCGAGCTGGTCGTGACCACGCTCTGCCGCGAGGCCATGCCGATCATCCGGTACCGAACCGGTGATCTCGCCTCCATTGTGGACGACGGCGAGCCATGCGCCTGTGGCAGGGCGCACGTGCGCATCTCACGGATCAAAGGTCGAACTGATGACATGCTCATCGTCCGTGGCGTCAATCTGTACCCGAGTCAGATCGAGGACGTGCTCATGAGCTTTCCTGAAGTGGCCACCAATTACCAGCTCTATCTCGATCGTACGGGCACGCTCGACGAGCTGACCGTCAAGGTGGAGCTCTATCCGAAGATGTTCAGTGGCGACTTGAGGAAGCTGAGGAAGCTCGAGAATGATATCCTCAAGGCAATTCAGGATGAGATCGTGGTGCGCCCCCGGGTGGAGTTCCACGAGCCCGGAAGCTTGCCGCGAACGGAAGGCAAGGCAGTAAGGGTGGTGGATTTACGGAAGGAGAATTAG